GCCCGTCTCTCGCGCGAGCTGCTGCCCCCCGGCGGCGTAGCGACCCGCTGGGGCGGGGAAGAGTTCATGCTGATCCTGCCGCCGCTGGAGCCGGGCACGCTGCGGACCCTGCTGGCCGCCCTGCGGGCGCGGTTGGCCCAGGAACGGGTGGACGGGGTGAGGGGCATCACGGCGTCGTTCGGCGTGGCCGTCTCCGCGCCCGGCGAGCCGCCCGAGCGGGTGGTGGCCCGCGCCGACGAGGCCATGTACGCGGCCAAGGCGCGTGGCCGCGACGGCGTGCAGCACGCGGAACGGTCGCCCGTGGGCCACAGCCGCCCGGACCGGGAGCGCTGAGCCCGGCGCCCTTCTGGAGGGGCCGCGCTACGCCGAGCCGCGCACGACCAGCCGGGGGTCGAAACGCCGGGCGCGGGCCGGACCCCGGTAGCCGCCCAGCCGCCCGAGCAGCAGGCCCGCCGCCTCAAACCCCATCGCCTCGACGGGCTGGTGCAGGGTGGTCAGGGCGCGGGCCGCCGCCCACGGCTGGTCGTCGAAGCCGATCACCCGCACGTCCTCGCCGATGGTCAAGCCCCGTGCGTGGACCTCGTCCAGCAGGGCGCCCGCCAGCAGGTCGGCGGAGGCGAAGACCGTGCAGGGCAGCGCCGCCGCGTCAAGCAGGCCAGCGGCGACCGTCCGGGCCGCGAGGGGGTCGAAGCTCGCGGTGAATTCGCCGCGCAGGGGCCGCCCCGCCGCCGTGAGGGCCGCCACAAATCCGCTGCGCCGGTCCTCGAAGACGCGGGTGGTGAAGAGCTGGTCGAGTTCGGTCTCCACCCAGACCGCATACAGGTCCCCCGGCAGGGTCGCCGCGTACTCCCCGGCGAGGCGCCCGCCCGTTACGTTGTCCATGTAGGCGCAGTCCACCCCCTCGGCGTAGGCGTCGACCAGCACCGTGGGCTGCCCGGTGCGGACCCGCCGTTCGGCGAGCAGCGAGGTGAGGTTGTAGGTGGCCATCACCAGCCCGTCGGCCTGATAGGCCAGCGTGTGCGAGCCCAGGTAGCGCTCCAGCCGCGAGCGGTCGAGCAGCGGAAAGATCGCCACGTCGTAGCGGGCGGCCTGAAAGGCACTCTCCAGCCCGTCAAGCAGCCGCACGTAGAACTCGGTGGTCACGACGGGCAGCAGCACGCTGATGGTGTAGCTTTTGCCCCCTGCGATGCGGCGGGCGTGCGGATTGGGGGTGTAGTCGAGGTCGGCGATGGCCCGCAGCACGCCCTCGCGCGTGGCGCCGCGCACCGACGGGTGGTTGTTCAGCACGCGCGACACGGTGCCGACCCCCACCCCGGCCCGCCGGGCCACATCCTGAATCGTGGGTTTGCGCGTCACGTCACCTTCCACCATAGCGCAGCGTGCCGCTCCCTCCCTGCCCACCCACGGAGCCGGGGACAAAGGGCCGACCCCCCCACCCTAGACTGCGGGCATTGCTGGCCCCCCGCTTCCTCCCGCGCCCCTGTTCGGAGGCTCCCACTCCTCATGTCCAGACCCACCCCCCTGCTCCTCTCCTTGGCGCTCGCCGCCGTCGTGATTCCCGCCGCCGCGATTCGCAGCCAGGCGGGGCAACCCTCTGCTCCGGTGGCCCATTCCACCCACGCGGTGCCCGCCCCGTCCTCCTCTGCCACCTCGGCCCAGCGCCTGCCCCTCACCGTGCAGGGGGCCAGCGTGGTCGCGGTGCCGCCTGGCGCGACCGAGACGAGCGCGGGCATGACCCTGCGCAATCCTGGCAAGACCCCGGTGGTGCTCACGTCGGCCCGCAGCTCTGCCGCCGGACACGTCATGCTGATGACCACCCGGCGCGACGCCCAGGGGCGGGTCGGCATGAGCGGGGTGAAAAGCCTGACCGTTCCGGCGGGCGGGCAACTCATCCTGAAGCCGGGCGGAGACCACCTGATGCTGATGGACCTGATGCGGCCGCTCAAGCCCGGCGAGCGTGTTCCGCTGGTGCTCGTCGCGCGGGACGGCCGCACCCTGACCGTCTCCGCCACCGTCCGCCTGCCCTGACCCCCCGAGGACCCTGCCCATGACTGAGCCCACCCCGCTGCCCTCCGCCCCCCGCCCGCGTCCCTGGTACCTCTCGGCGCTGCTGGCGGCGGTGGCGGTGACGCTCGTGCTGGGCGGCGCGTGGGTGTACGCCCGCGTGCAGAGTCCCTTTCCCTACTACGGCACGGCCTACACGCCCCCGGTGGCGGCGGCGCCTTTCCGGGGCACCGACCAGAACGGCCAGCCCTGGACCTTCACGCCCGGTGGGTCGGGCCGGGCGACCGCGCTCTTTTTCGGCTTCACCCACTGCCCCAACATCTGCCCACTGACGCTGGCGTACCTCGAACGGGCGCGGCAGGCGCTGCCCGCCGAGCAGCGCGACAAGGTGGACGTGGTGCTGGTCAGCGTGGACCCGCAGCGCGATACGCCGGAGCGCCTCAAGGCCTACGTCGAATACTTCGGGAAAGCCACCGGGGTGCGCGTGCCCGCGTCCGCGCTGCCGGAGGTCGCCCGCGCCTATGGGGTGGGCTACCAGAAGGCGGACGTGGAGGGGCCGGACGACTACCAGATCAACCACACCACCGCCACCTACCTGATTGACGCGGGCGGCAAGCTCCGCGTGCTGTGGGACTACACCCAGCTCACCGACGTGGAGCGGGTCACGCGCGACCTTACCCACGTTCTGGAGAACCCGCTGCCATGACCTTCCTCCCCATGACCCTGGCCCCCGCCGACCTGAACCCCGGCCTGGCCGAACTGCTCGCCCTGCGCTTCGATCCGCTGGTGTGGTTGCCTGTGCTGGCGGTGACGGCGCTGTACTTCTGGCACTACGCCCGCGCCCGCCGCACCCCGGAGGGCCGCGCGAACTGGCCGGTGTGGAAGACCGTGCTCTTCGGCCTCGGCGTGGTGCTGCTGATTCTTTCCACCCAGTCGGCGGCGACGAACCTGACGGTGAACAGCATGGCCCTGTACATGGCCCGGCTGATGGTGCTCGCGGAGGTGGTGCCCCCACTGCTGGTGCTGGGGCTGCCGCGCGGGATTCAAATTGACCCGCGCCGTCCCTTCGGGCGATTGCTGGGCGTGCTACTCGACCCCTGGGTGGCGCTGGCGGTGTGGAGTGCGGTCATCATCTTCTGGAACGTCCCGGCGGGCTTCAACGCCTCAGTGGTGACGAACACGGCCGCCGCCCTGCTGCCCGCCCTGTACCTGCTGAGCAGCCTGATGGTCTGGAGCGTGGTGCTGCGGCCCCTGCCCACCGTGCAGCCCGCGCACATCGGCTCGCGCGGGTGGTTCGGCCTGCTTGCCGCCCTGCCCATGATGGCGGTCGCCAGCGTGTGGCTGTACTCGCGGCAGGTGCTGTACACGCCCTACGTGGGGGCGCTGTGCCTGTGGGACCTCAGCCCCCTGCAAAACCAGCAGATCAGCGGCTGGATCATGATGGTGGCCGGACTGCCCGCGATGGCCCTGGCGTTGGTGCAGCTGATGATGTGGCTGATCAAGCTGGCCGACGGGGAGCAGGGGGGGACGCCGCCCGCGGTGGGGGACTGAACTGCCAGCAAAAGCCCCGGTTCAAG
The DNA window shown above is from Deinococcus sp. HSC-46F16 and carries:
- a CDS encoding copper chaperone PCu(A)C, which encodes MSRPTPLLLSLALAAVVIPAAAIRSQAGQPSAPVAHSTHAVPAPSSSATSAQRLPLTVQGASVVAVPPGATETSAGMTLRNPGKTPVVLTSARSSAAGHVMLMTTRRDAQGRVGMSGVKSLTVPAGGQLILKPGGDHLMLMDLMRPLKPGERVPLVLVARDGRTLTVSATVRLP
- a CDS encoding SCO family protein, with amino-acid sequence MTEPTPLPSAPRPRPWYLSALLAAVAVTLVLGGAWVYARVQSPFPYYGTAYTPPVAAAPFRGTDQNGQPWTFTPGGSGRATALFFGFTHCPNICPLTLAYLERARQALPAEQRDKVDVVLVSVDPQRDTPERLKAYVEYFGKATGVRVPASALPEVARAYGVGYQKADVEGPDDYQINHTTATYLIDAGGKLRVLWDYTQLTDVERVTRDLTHVLENPLP
- a CDS encoding cytochrome c oxidase assembly protein, which encodes MTFLPMTLAPADLNPGLAELLALRFDPLVWLPVLAVTALYFWHYARARRTPEGRANWPVWKTVLFGLGVVLLILSTQSAATNLTVNSMALYMARLMVLAEVVPPLLVLGLPRGIQIDPRRPFGRLLGVLLDPWVALAVWSAVIIFWNVPAGFNASVVTNTAAALLPALYLLSSLMVWSVVLRPLPTVQPAHIGSRGWFGLLAALPMMAVASVWLYSRQVLYTPYVGALCLWDLSPLQNQQISGWIMMVAGLPAMALALVQLMMWLIKLADGEQGGTPPAVGD
- a CDS encoding LacI family DNA-binding transcriptional regulator, with product MVEGDVTRKPTIQDVARRAGVGVGTVSRVLNNHPSVRGATREGVLRAIADLDYTPNPHARRIAGGKSYTISVLLPVVTTEFYVRLLDGLESAFQAARYDVAIFPLLDRSRLERYLGSHTLAYQADGLVMATYNLTSLLAERRVRTGQPTVLVDAYAEGVDCAYMDNVTGGRLAGEYAATLPGDLYAVWVETELDQLFTTRVFEDRRSGFVAALTAAGRPLRGEFTASFDPLAARTVAAGLLDAAALPCTVFASADLLAGALLDEVHARGLTIGEDVRVIGFDDQPWAAARALTTLHQPVEAMGFEAAGLLLGRLGGYRGPARARRFDPRLVVRGSA